The sequence ATTAAGATAAAATCCTATGACCTCTCTAACCCTATCTTACCCCCTTAACACCAGAGATAAAGCGCCTACGGGAAATATAGTTTGCATGTACCTTGAAATTGAATAGGTAAACAACACAAAATTGGCCCAATATATACAGGGAACAGTCAGCTAGCAAGTAAAATATATTCTACATTACTGAAATATTAGCACCTGTGTGAGGGAGATGCATACAATGGACGAGATTAGAGAATTCAACGGTCAATAAATAAAGGATTCTATATATTCAACAAACATGTACCTGCAATGACCCAGTATCCACACCAATAATGTCTAAAGTATTCCCGAAAGGTATCTTTATCTGCTCATGGAAGTAACTTTCTCCATGTCCTTTAGATGTTCTAGTAGTAAACCTACAAGTGTTACTATTTATTACAAGACTAGAGTGATTGAATTAAAAACAGTGACTATCATACATCACATGAGAATCCAAAATATTGCAATTTAAACATTTGTTTGTGATGCAAATGTACCCAGTTCAGAGAACTGATTGCAGAGAGAATGGTATACCAGGGAACTTTCAGTGATGGGAAAAGCATGGTACCCTGcaaaaaattaaggtaaaattattgtaaatagCTGAAGCCGATACATCCAATTAATTCAGGGAATGAACAAACTAGACCAATGCAGCTCAGGGTGAAATGATGCATAATATCCAACATTTTGAATTAgtgggaaaaaaacaaaaagatctTACATTCTGCATAAGTGGATCGTCTTCTCCCAGCTCACTAGTGTTCACCACAAAACTCACATTGTAAACCTTTGCCACTTTCTCCATCTTCATAGACAACAAGAACACATTCAGAACAGTCAACTTAGAGAAATACAGAGAGAGTGAAGGAAGCGGCAATCTATTGAAATCAGATTTACAAAGAAAGAACAAGAAATTGATCAATAAACAGAATCAAACCATACATATACTTATAGATGATGAAAAATATCAACTTAATCATGGGATCAACAAAGTAGCTTCATTACAACTCAAGTAAGAAAGCTAATCAAAGGCTATAGACAGTAAAAACAGGAATTCTTCTAGCATTTAACAGGAAGTGGCCCTTTAATCACTACTGACAAACAATCAAAATTCATTCCCCTAGAGACAatgaaaacaatattatttctGGAATATGAAATCTTTCGTAAAGTAAACAGGAAACCAATATAGTCAGGGTTGGTTGCTAAGAGTCAGTCAGTAGCAAGAGAAGCACAATCAAAACTTTTACTTGTgctcattaatttatttatcattttggaCCCAAAAGCTCACTCAAAATTGACGACTATTCAACAAATAAAGACCAAATAAGCCATACCcacaaacaaaaaccaaaaaaaccatCCCCACAAAACCTTAAAAACCATAAGACATATAAGATAACATATATTCATGAAACAGAAGAATTGAATGAGGTAAAATGAGGGATTGACCAGTTTTAGAAGCTGGGTTTGTTGCTTAAGAGGTCTGAAACCCCCTCTAACACTGATAAAGTAAAGATCAAGAGCTCTACTATCACTTCTCTTGCTGTAAATAGGCTGACCCAAGTTGAGAGCAAGGTAGAGAGCAAAGCAAAGAGACACCTGTgtaaaaatagtacaaaaacaAGATGGCTTCTTCATCTTCAATCTATCTACATTCTCTGTTCTTTACGTTATTGGTTTATGACTGCTAGATCAAGCTGTTTATATACTTCTGAGAGCAAAGTTCTAAAATGAACATCAAGctgttttcatttgtttttcatttgtgtAACCCTTTATTAGTATTATCCCACACCAGTGGTTGCTGTGTTTAATACTCATTTTACAGAGCGGTTAATTTTAGACTATGTGGAACCTAATAAGTCTCGTAATAAGTCTAAAAAATTACAGAAACAAGACCAGTCATAAACAGGCACTCCGCACTAGTGTCGTGTTATTGTTCTATATAACagaaaaaaaagtacacgattttctatatatatattttacattgtTTTGTAGATACCCTTCTtcacaaaaatgtaaaaatttcattaaagcaattcattttgttttgacCAATATTGGGATTCCAATACAATTCCCACTGTTTGCACTTACACTGTTAATGAATGGCAGGGTCCTCATAGTGATATCATCAGCCTCCACCTCGTCCTCCACCCCATGTCATTTTCTCTTCTGGTACTCATtcattgattttatatatatatatatatatatataatttttttttttttataaaataggtTGAGTCATATTTTATTGATGAGCATAGTCTGAGTCAAATTAGATTATCTACATTATTCCCTTTACATTTTAGTAACTtataaaatacttattttgcaTGTCCTACTTTCACTGCAGGTCCTACTTTCATCTTTTAGATAAAGATCTACAAACTTAATTACTACTACTCTAGGTAAAttctgttttaaaaaatatcgtTCCTATTGTGTATGATTTCTATGTATTggaaataattattaattaatgtcATCTTTAGCATAAAATTGAGGTATAACAAACTATTATTGATACTATTCTTAATTGACTAGCTATTTTGAAACATTAACTTACCCAAAACATTAAAGTaacaaatattttgaaacatttaCACATAATTGTCCTTCAAAATTGACTCACGGGAACATGTCCTTCCTCTTCTACGAAGCTGACAGGTTCTCTTGTGAGTTGTGAATTTGATATCATAACAGTGTATTTTAGGTCCCACCCATGTTCTTCCTTTCTtgcacagatatatatatatatacacatgtgtgtgtgttctgACAGGATTTGTTTGACCATATTGGAGCATGTTGCTATGGCCTATAAGAGTATCTCCAGTACTGTTTAGATAATTAATAGTGATATTTATCTTTTACctacttactttttcaaatatgtCTTTCAACAGACTCATCTTTTCtccatctcatttaaatattattttttcattcattctttattcttttttaatctttattttttcttcctctattcattctcaaaaattaaaattttcaacaaaaagtgttacattcacaatattttttgtaatactttcacaagaatcatgacaaaatcttatatggttactagttttaatttgaattcaccactgaaattatatttttactcactAATATTaactaattacttaaaatttattgtgaaaatatttcatcatctcttttttttctttactttccaCTTGATTCCAGaacctccctctctctttctttctccagctctctcattttctactcttttttttttctttttctacttgattcCATAAATTCTTTAGCTCTTTGTGTGATACGTCTCACATAATCTTGCTTGCCTTTTGGTGTCATTATCTTCAAACACACACAGACACGCATGGAGAGAAAGGAGAAATCGCCTTTGCTCCACCACACCACCACTGCTGCTCCTCCTCATCACTGCGGAGTCACGGAGTGCATGCAACCAAGGGTCATATcggcttctattttttttccttgttcttgattagttgttgtttctaattttagatttgtcagatcagcttctatttttttttcttgatcttttattgttgttctttttttttttttggttcttgatctgctgttgttgtttttagattttagatttgttgtttaaattatatCAGTTTTATGAgagcaagaaatttttttgcttttattgttgtggtttgattaattttaagattatgtttttgagtttgtattttgattataCTTGAatttagagatgtttgagagaaagatgGTTGTTTTTGTAGccgtgagaggagagagaaagggaggaaagagaaaaaagcctttttttaattcaaccGGTATTATTTTAAGGGGAAATATTCTTTGCATAAGCTACTATagcaaatcaaaaaaaaaaatttggggatgGAGAGGTTgttggagggttttttttttgtgtgaacagtgacttttttggagaaaaaatagagatagcttgactgttggagatgctctaacaaGCCCTTATACATAAGGTACTGCTATACATAGTTATGATCGATATGGACAATTGAAATTCCCAAAGAATAGGATCGAACCACACGCAATAGATGTTTAGAACTCTGGTGTTCAACTAGCCATAAACAACTAGTTTGAATCATTAATTGTCATGGACCCATGGGTCCATTAATTGCCCCAGGCCCCCCAAAGGTAAAGGACCACTACTGCAAttgaattatcattttttttagaatcaatacGACGAAATATTATTAGAAAACTATAAATCTGAAACTACAACAGGAATCACGTCTGGAGGAACATGCTCCATCCAGGCTAACAACGGAAAAGAAAATCTTGCTCTCTTGGCTAAGGCATGAGCCACACAATTACTTTGCCTCCTagtatgagagaaagagaaagttcGAAGCGAACCGGAAATAGACATAATGTCTTTCACATATTGACCGATTGAGGAATGGCCCACATCAACTGATTTCAACGCCTTGTAAACTATCTCCGAGTCTCCTTCAAATATTGACTGTGACATGCCCAATTCCACAATGAACCGAACAACCCTTCTTGCAGCTAGGATCTCCCCCAACTCCATTAAGCCGGGGTAAGGAATTTTCTCTGAAAGTGCAGCTAGCACTTCACTGGTAGCATTTCGCACAACCACACCGATCCCTGCCTCACCCGAGTCTTCAAAAACTGCCCCATCATAGTTGGTTTTATACCCCTCACCCAACGGTGGACTCCATTTCGTCTCAATCGCAGGGGACTTAGCCACTTTCATCGGAAACTTCAACTGGAATGCCGAGAGGTATTATGCTGCTGCACTGAATATTTTACTCTTATCCAAGCTAGGTTCTTTGAGCCGTATTTTATTCCTACGATTCCATACGAACCATGCCACTACCGCGAACAATTCCAACTTCTGTTTCTGCATCCCAACCAAGTTAATTAGCTCCTGAACCTCATTGATGTTCAGGTACTCAGCTCTAACCTAGTTGAAACAGGGGAGCCAAATTTCTTGCAATTCTTCACAACTCCAAATAGCATGGAGGGTGGTCTCTTCAGCTGAAAGGCAAGCGCCACATCGTGTGTCTTCAAGgattttcctcttcttcaagtTCACTTTTGTAGGTAGTGCGTCAGAGCATACTCGCCAAAggaatgttttaattttgtttggcaCCCGGATCTTCCACACACGTTTCCAGAAAGCTTTTTGAAGTGAGCCATCTGAGGCCGATGCATCCAAAATGTTTTCCTCTTCACACAGCTGTTTGTAGCCTGATTTGACTGAATACTCCCCATTGGAACAACCCGGCCATATTAAAACATCCCTCTGGTTTGTTAGGCACAAAGGAATAGCCATGATATGTTGGGCTTCAAAGGagaaaaaatgttgatgtagCAGATTCTGGTCCCATGTACCTATATCCTGGGATATAAGAGCTGAAACTTTTGCCCTTTCTAACTCAGGTACTCgtggagaaattatttttgaggACCCCCCACCTGGAAGCCAATTGTCACAGTACAGATTTATGCTCTTGCCATCTCCAATCCTCCACCTCATTCCTTTTGAGATTACCTTCCTGGCTTTCATAATACTTTGCCACACATAGGACCCAGATGAAGTTGTAGCTTCCAAGACCGAACcctttggaaaatatttggcCTTAAAGAcatgaaagaagagagaattaTGATCCCTTAATAGCCTCCACCCCTGTTCAACTAGCATAGCATCGTTGAATTTTTCCAACTCCTTAAATCCCATGCCTCCCTCTAACTTTGGTTTGCAAAGAATTTCCCATTTTTTCCAATGGATCTTTCTTTGCTCCCCCTTCTACCCCCAATAGAATTTTCGAATCATAGCCTCAATCTCATTGCAAAGACTCATCGGTAATTTGAAGCAGCTCATGGCGAAGCTCTACCTGCTTGAGATAATAGTTTTTCTCTCCACCCTTGTATTTTATTCCATACCCTTTCCTTTATGTATCCTAAACTCTCCTTTTTATTTCTTCCAaccaccgccaccgccaccgccaccgccgGCAAGCCAAgatatttttcatattcttttacCTCCGGAACCCCCAAGAAGTCCGAAATCTCTTACCTTCTTTCTACATTTATTGCCttgctaaaaaatatagaagtttTCTCCCGGTTGAGCTTCTGCTGCCAAATGGTCCTGGTCGGTATACATTTTGGAATGtaatgtgaaaatatttagtagtatataaaaaaaataaagtagtaGCATG is a genomic window of Quercus lobata isolate SW786 chromosome 2, ValleyOak3.0 Primary Assembly, whole genome shotgun sequence containing:
- the LOC115973850 gene encoding uncharacterized protein LOC115973850, whose product is MKVAKSPAIETKWSPPLGEGYKTNYDGAVFEDSGEAGIGVVVRNATSEVLAALSEKIPYPGLMELGEILAARRVVRFIVELGMSQSIFEGDSEIVYKALKSVDVGHSSIGQYVKDIMSISGSLRTFSFSHTRRQSNCVAHALAKRARFSFPLLAWMEHVPPDVIPVVVSDL